In a single window of the uncultured Pseudodesulfovibrio sp. genome:
- a CDS encoding OsmC family protein produces the protein MAQVIVSYDREGEKQTIHTGSQVLGDIDINYEGVPEDERGGTAKQFLASAALYCFCGALGKALETRGATYERITGTATLETGLDEKKRARVTGIALEVTVHMDEEYGFIFDRVEKIMQQGCLVTASLHNAFPVTYKLHLED, from the coding sequence ATGGCTCAAGTAATAGTTTCCTACGACCGCGAAGGCGAGAAGCAGACCATTCATACCGGATCCCAGGTCCTGGGCGACATCGACATCAATTACGAAGGCGTGCCCGAGGACGAGCGCGGCGGCACCGCCAAGCAGTTCCTGGCATCCGCCGCCCTGTATTGTTTCTGCGGCGCTCTGGGTAAGGCCCTTGAGACCCGCGGCGCCACCTACGAGCGCATCACCGGCACCGCTACCCTGGAAACCGGCCTGGACGAAAAGAAACGCGCCCGCGTGACCGGCATCGCCCTGGAAGTGACCGTGCACATGGACGAGGAATACGGCTTCATCTTCGATCGCGTCGAGAAAATCATGCAGCAGGGCTGTCTGGTGACCGCGTCTCTGCACAACGCTTTCCCCGTCACCTACAAGCTCCACCTCGAAGACTAG
- the lpdA gene encoding dihydrolipoyl dehydrogenase, whose amino-acid sequence MPSITIIGAGPGGHIAAFEAARRGADVTLIEKEHVGGTCLNSGCIPTKTIKASADALENAHRLAEFGITQTEGDEARFRADMAAVVARKERVRQVLCGGLEKTCKSLNVRLLRGAAELGPDKTVIVRNEDGVEEIKSDSIILATGSCTVDLPSLPIDHEYIINSDDALNLDHVPESMVIVGGGVIGCELAFIYRAFGSAVTVVQGMDRLLPLPSVDVEMSRLLQREAKKRRIKLELGKTVKSAEVRDGKVVCELGPSPFLEGATGPDSTVVTDMVLVAVGRKPNNDGLKLAEAGVEVDGRGWIKADAGMRTSVEGIYAIGDALGPARVMLAHVASAEGLCAVANCFGENRELDYNVIPAGIFTSPEIGTVGLSEEEAVKQGFEVRSQIFQFRELGKAQAQAELPGMFKLICEKTSGRILGVHIAGAHATDLIAEAALAMEKGLTAADLAHTIHAHPTLAEGLYEVSEGWLRAS is encoded by the coding sequence ATGCCATCCATAACCATAATCGGCGCCGGACCGGGAGGCCATATCGCGGCCTTCGAGGCCGCTCGCCGTGGAGCCGATGTCACCCTGATCGAGAAGGAGCACGTCGGAGGTACCTGCCTCAACTCCGGTTGCATCCCCACCAAGACGATCAAGGCCTCGGCCGACGCCCTTGAGAACGCCCATCGCCTGGCCGAGTTCGGCATCACGCAGACCGAAGGTGACGAAGCCCGTTTCAGAGCCGACATGGCCGCCGTGGTGGCCCGCAAGGAGCGCGTCCGCCAGGTCCTGTGCGGCGGGCTGGAAAAGACCTGCAAATCCCTGAACGTCCGCCTCCTCCGTGGTGCGGCAGAACTGGGCCCCGACAAGACCGTGATCGTCCGCAACGAGGACGGCGTGGAAGAAATCAAGAGCGACAGCATCATTCTCGCCACCGGCTCCTGCACGGTGGATCTGCCTTCGCTGCCCATCGATCATGAATATATCATCAACAGCGACGACGCCCTGAATCTCGACCATGTGCCCGAAAGCATGGTCATCGTCGGCGGCGGCGTCATCGGCTGTGAGCTGGCCTTCATCTACCGCGCCTTCGGCTCCGCCGTGACCGTCGTGCAGGGCATGGATCGTCTTCTGCCCCTGCCGTCCGTGGACGTCGAAATGAGCCGCCTGCTGCAGCGCGAGGCCAAGAAGCGCCGTATCAAGCTCGAGCTCGGCAAGACCGTGAAGAGCGCCGAAGTGCGTGACGGCAAGGTCGTCTGCGAACTCGGTCCCTCTCCGTTCCTCGAAGGGGCCACCGGCCCGGATTCCACTGTCGTGACCGACATGGTCCTGGTGGCCGTGGGTCGCAAGCCCAACAACGACGGACTCAAGCTGGCCGAGGCCGGTGTCGAGGTCGACGGTCGCGGCTGGATCAAGGCCGATGCGGGCATGCGTACCTCGGTTGAAGGCATTTACGCCATCGGCGACGCTCTGGGACCGGCGCGTGTCATGCTGGCCCACGTGGCCTCGGCCGAAGGACTGTGCGCCGTGGCCAATTGCTTCGGCGAGAACCGGGAACTGGACTACAACGTCATTCCCGCCGGTATCTTCACCTCTCCCGAGATCGGCACGGTCGGTCTGTCCGAGGAAGAGGCCGTCAAGCAGGGCTTTGAAGTCCGCTCCCAGATCTTCCAGTTCCGCGAACTGGGCAAGGCTCAGGCCCAGGCCGAGCTGCCCGGCATGTTCAAGCTGATCTGCGAGAAAACGTCCGGCCGCATCCTCGGCGTCCACATCGCCGGAGCCCATGCAACGGACCTGATCGCCGAAGCCGCCCTGGCCATGGAAAAGGGCCTGACGGCCGCTGACCTGGCCCACACCATCCATGCGCATCCCACCCTGGCAGAAGGCCTTTACGAGGTCAGCGAGGGGTGGCTCCGGGCCAGCTAG